The following are encoded in a window of Megachile rotundata isolate GNS110a chromosome 2, iyMegRotu1, whole genome shotgun sequence genomic DNA:
- the LOC105663507 gene encoding uncharacterized protein LOC105663507, which translates to MVHGSKPQLMNHVVDAVVHLCERKGSTARDVLDYLRQTSKFKPRNLTMQVHRALKHAVNAGLLRHRSGRYKAIFTTNSVQNNERENENSDKKSVEETSKPDAQLSFERVNFNNKQNSGNREKERHTGKRKRDHSSQRRQERLHKSERRQNPLKHVRKIQKLKYKETDGKDRLTRYNSPDRRVKEDFGNTSRSSSIRKSSKARRRDRKNYSDPSDSSNCKDKKARGKKS; encoded by the exons ATGGTACACGGGTCGAAACCACAGCTAATGAATCATGTTGTTGATGCCGTGGTGCATCTGTGCGAAAGGAAAGGATCTACTGCTCGAGATGTCCTTGATTATCTTCGGCAAACTTCGAAGTTCAAACCACGAAATTTGACGATGCAG GTTCATCGAGCTCTGAAGCATGCAGTAAATGCCGGACTCCTGCGACATCGAAGTGGTCGTTACAAAGCAATATTTACAACAAATTCCGTCCAAAATAACGAACGCGAGAATGAAAATAGTGATAAAAAATCAGTCGAGGAAACAAGCAAACCCGATGCACAGCTATCGTTTGAAAGAGTCAATTTCAATAATAAACAGAACAG CGGGAACCGTGAAAAGGAACGCCATACAGGGAAACGGAAACGCGACCACAGCAGTCAGAGAAGGCAAGAAAGGCTACACAAATCCGAGAGACGCCAAAATCCACTGAAacatgtaagaaaaatacaaaagcTGAAGTATAAAGAAACAGATGGAAAGGATCGGTTGACACGATATAACAGTCCCGATAGAAGGGTGAAAGAGGATTTCGGTAACACGTCTAGATCTTCGTCTATTCGTAAAAGTAGCAAAGCGAGACGGAGAGATCGAAAGAACTACTCTGATCCATCTGATAGTAGCAACTGTAAGGACAAAAAGGCTAGAGGTAAGAAATCGTAA
- the LOC143263988 gene encoding uncharacterized protein LOC143263988 gives MSREEVSAWKEEGRNSRERSVVRKTKSGEVSGVLRPRREKEKRDDQVHIRNVNKSPNIVPSASLSKLTVEDNDHINKIKRTEIKLAAFFAEHNIASEIIRHMVPLLKDICSDPRVVEDFKLSRRKCVRIIKNVLGKRETDKLVPILKNQKFSILIDKSTTIANDKLLCVLVKYVSPENGKCMTKLFELLPLNGLNYSAEKLYSAFEKSFKNKNIPISNVVGIACDNAAVMIGVKDSFVSRPQREQCETISHPV, from the exons atgtCTCGCGAAGAAGTGAGCGCTTGGAAAGAGGAAGGAAGAAATAGTCGGGAAAGGAGCGTTGTGCGAAAGACCAAGTCCGGCGAGGTGTCGGGCGTATTACGTCCAAGACGAGAGAAAGAAAAGAGGGATGACCAG GTGCACATTAGAAATGTCAATAAAAGCCCTAACATCGTCCCATCTGCTTCATTATCTAAACTCACGGTTGAAGATAATGAtcacataaataaaattaagaggACCGAAATAAAATTAGCAGCTTTTTTCGCGGAACATAACATAGCTTCTGAAATTATTCGTCATATGGTTCCTCTATTAAAAGATATTTGTTCTGATCCACGGGTGGTAGAAGATTTTAAACTGTCTAGAAGAAAATGCGTgcgaattataaaaaatgttttaggCAAACGCGAAACGGATAAATTAGTtcctatattaaaaaatcaaaaattttcaattttaatagacAAAAGCACAACTATCGCTAACGATAAGCTGCTTTGTGTTTTGGTCAAATATGTATCGCcggaaaatggaaaatgtatGACAAAATTATTCGAATTATTACCGTTAAATGGTTTAAATTACTCTGCAGAAAAATTGTATTCTGCATTTGAGaagtctttcaaaaataaaaatataccgaTATCAAATGTCGTGGGAATTGCATGCGATAACGCTGCCGTGATGATAGGTGTTAAAGATTCTTTCGTTAGTAGACCCCAAAGAGAG CAATGCGAAACGATCAGCCATCCTGTGTGA